The Naumovozyma castellii chromosome 4, complete genome genome contains a region encoding:
- the RAD18 gene encoding E3 ubiquitin-protein ligase RAD18 (ancestral locus Anc_6.332), with amino-acid sequence MNQLALNTKDFKTTKIPKLQEIDTLLRCHICKDFLKVPVLTPCSHTFCSLCIREYLKDNSKCPLCLNELRESMLRSEFLVNEIVQSYQSLRSDLLECLKIEPRSTETSIIELESEPDDLEIKGSSKALFNISTDDDLQIVGTNERPRKRLASTTFIGKANKSNTYKRPSSFQSVLKGSTDRKNKQPQAQCPICQEAFPIQVLERSHLDECLTLQSLGKPPKLTVKKSTPPLRTLSSSSSSVDAGFRMSKKYMEKEDEVSHTERYLNSTLQSNHQRLPKVDFTAMTLNQTKQKLSSLGLSTAGTKQNMIVRYSHFEILWNSNFCDSLDPVDEGELRRQLISWEASHNTQTANNNNTNSIIAKMKIKSTNRDSTYEKLLVDFKKDTFNRRAWIVLFKKDFKRLIKEAKEKLKSSTTTSNDKNTQPSLELIENKPVIVDELTDTDLSKEIEEHLQNKEMQAFKEPSTSTQNE; translated from the coding sequence atgaATCAACTAGCCTTAAATACTAaagattttaaaacaaCGAAGATACCGAAACTTCAAGAAATAGATACATTATTAAGATGCCATATTTGCAAAGATTTCTTGAAAGTACCTGTTTTAACACCATGCTCGCACACATTTTGCTCCCTTTGCATACGTGAATATCTGAAAGATAACTCTAAGTGCCCTTTATGTCTGAATGAGTTACGAGAATCGATGTTAAGAAGCGAATTTTTAGTGAACGAAATTGTTCAGAGCTATCAATCACTTAGATCGGACTTACTAGAGTGTTTGAAAATAGAGCCCCGAAGTACTGAGACATCAATAATTGAACTAGAATCAGAGCCAGATGACTTAGAGATAAAGGGTTCATCGAAGGCATTGTTCAATATATCTACCGATGATGATTTACAAATTGTAGGGACCAACGAAAGACCTCGCAAACGATTGGCATCAACAACATTTATTGGAAAAGCTAACAAGTCCAATACTTATAAACGGCCTTCTAGCTTCCAATCTGTATTAAAAGGTTCCACAGACCGAAAGAACAAGCAACCTCAGGCTCAATGTCCGATTTGTCAAGAAGCATTCCCAATTCAAGTATTGGAACGTTCTCATTTAGATGAATGTTTAACTCTGCAGTCCCTTGGTAAACCACCTAAACTTACAGTCAAGAAGTCTACACCGCCGCTACGCACActttcatcatcgtcatcttcaGTTGATGCAGGCTTCCGAATGAGCAAAAAATATATGgaaaaggaagatgaagtcTCTCACACAGAACGATATTTGAACTCGACACTTCAAAGCAATCATCAGAGGCTACCGAAAGTAGATTTTACGGCAATGACCTTGAATCAAACTAAACAAAAACTCTCTTCCCTAGGATTGTCCACAGCAGGCACCAAACAGAATATGATCGTGCGTTATAGtcattttgaaatactTTGGAATAGCAATTTCTGTGACTCATTAGATCCCGTGGACGAAGGCGAATTAAGACGACAGCTTATTAGTTGGGAGGCATCGCATAATACTCAGACAGctaataacaataacacAAATAGTATTATAgcaaaaatgaaaataaaatcgACGAATAGAGACTCAACATATGAGAAGTTATTAGtagatttcaaaaaagatACGTTCAACAGAAGAGCCTGGATTGTTCTTTTCAAGAAGGATTTTAAAAGATTAATAAAAGAGGCCAAAGAAAAGTTAAAGAGTTCCACGACAACTTCTAATGACAAGAATACTCAACCTTCGCTTGAACTTATAGAGAATAAACCAGTTATAGTTGATGAATTGACAGATACAGATTTATCGAAAGAGATTGAAGAACATTTACAAAACAAAGAGATGCAAGCATTTAAGGAACCAAGCACAAGCACACAAAATGAATGA
- the SED4 gene encoding GTPase-activating protein SED4 (ancestral locus Anc_6.333) translates to MELRKSTYNVGYPVYGAKYLKDDILLVTGGGGDGRYESSTPNKITALRIDFKKKKVIKRFREITLDARDAAPTTLDAQKDTILIGCNESMNKIESGHGNHHLRKFVYANEHLKFLSSIDFYRSTDPNERTKFIYITSDAKIAAVASTKTPTVIRVIDLNDLHEKYEVETKSTVTDLHFSPNGKMLAYITTTSLEVISLEAGEFIVRKTDFNNIWNFSHVRFLDNENILLVSSNRDGSGITLIKISLKKNKIFVTSSKVITTEMRYTTAIDVDKKSQVIALSGDNNSVLIINANDLKVMKEFANVHDQVITAVSFSPNSKYLGTVSIANTVQVIELPKGRSFLGKVFKFLFNVIFMVFLAYLAQIGYKYDIHLKIYDYLDKKFLHKLVSPELLPEIQTTTLFNDDMVTVSTFTKPLNTDDSSIETATHFTPISSETSPMFSQLSHSTVNSKSTPEFIKPTSIETQVEHDIPHISKTVKETPTKLPLQSSHISFKATEDLKNAVSLSIVPLSIDADEATTESDFSKVSSRLSKMVTKQKQSSIGVTNAKSERSLRIVGDTTTQLPVTSSSRLIEREVLESGNTGVQYTTSSSTVTSLIETPETVATTSTIVTDIPNNGLESSLEAMSSIPVFEKGTETSTSFSLSSNISFESTKSSASSSSHVAPKSTLVSSDIQSSSYSNVDDIISNIPVQQGSASVISEFSTGDYVNVTSNTLTISIEGQSATPSMRNDLSDSSVHISPSSMLNIPTTIFSSASSSLAAESAPPDLTSNSELSTIEATSGLEVISEKAEPSPITTVFVHHPSSTNAQQESLEVTSNKELSSDTLSISTTEEFSSVTEISSIQEDVNTEPSTNTVSSLELNAESSAFQTTKLAPEAEISGSDQVSIPTTLDIGDHSTSEDDQQTALESPETTTSTSTSNTFEDITSTSNDINSTEVISQPTGPEITTSFEQEKPTPMAEPVVETANNAAETKITSETVQNQHDEL, encoded by the coding sequence ATGGAGCTTCGCAAATCCACTTATAATGTTGGGTACCCGGTCTACGGCGCCAAATACCTTAAGGATGACATCCTTCTTGTCACTGGGGGTGGAGGTGACGGTAGATATGAATCGTCAACCCCAAATAAAATCACTGCATTAAGAATTGACtttaagaagaagaaagtaaTCAAGAGATTTAGAGAAATTACGTTGGATGCAAGAGATGCGGCACCCACAACTTTGGATGCTCAAAAAGATACCATATTGATTGGGTGTAATGAAAGTATGAACAAGATCGAGTCTGGTCATGGCAACCACCATTTGAGAAAATTTGTCTATGCTAATgaacatttgaaatttctttcaaGTATTGACTTTTATCGATCAACAGACCCCAATGAACGAACTAAATTCATTTACATAACTTCAGATGCTAAGATAGCAGCAGTCGCATCAACAAAGACACCCACTGTCATAAGAGTCattgatttgaatgatttaCACGAAAAATATGAAGTGGAAACTAAAAGTACTGTGACTGATTTACATTTTTCACCTAATGGAAAAATGTTAGCCTACATTACTACTACATCTTTGGAAGTCATTTCTTTGGAAGCTGGTGAGTTTATTGTCAGAAAAACtgatttcaataatatctGGAACTTTTCTCATGTAAGATTCTTGGATAATGAGAACATATTATTAGTATCGTCGAATCGAGATGGTTCAGGAATTACCCTAATTAAGATTTCTctcaagaagaataaaatatttgttacAAGCTCAAAAGTCATAACGACTGAAATGAGATACACAACTGCCATCGATGTGGATAAAAAATCGCAAGTAATTGCATTGAGCGGGGATAACAATTCTGTACTTATCATTAACGCAAATGACTTAAAAgtaatgaaagaatttgCAAACGTTCACGATCAAGTAATAACTGCCGTATCATTCtctccaaattcaaaatatctgGGTACCGTTTCTATTGCAAACACAGTGCAAGTAATTGAGTTACCAAAGGGACGGTCATTTTTGGGAAAAGTGTTTAAATTCTTATTCAATGTGATCTTTATGGTATTCTTGGCATATTTGGCTCAAATTGGGTATAAATACGACAtacatttgaagatttacGACTATCTTGATAAAAAATTCCTACATAAACTGGTTTCTCCCGAATTATTGCCAGAGATTCAAACTACTACATTATTTAACGATGACATGGTTACTGTAAGTACATTTACAAAACCATTGAATACTGATGATTCATCAATCGAAACAGCCACACATTTCACCCCCATTTCTTCGGAAACTTCACCAATGTTTTCCCAACTTTCTCATTCCACCGTCAACTCAAAATCGACTCCGGAATTTATTAAGCCAACATCCATTGAAACACAAGTAGAACACGATATTCCTCACATTTCTAAAACAGTGAAGGAGACACCCACAAAATTGCCTCTACAATCATCACATATTAGTTTTAAAGCAActgaagatttgaaaaatgcaGTGAGCTTGTCGATAGTACCTCTTTCTATCGATGCTGATGAAGCAACAACCGAGTCAGACTTTTCAAAAGTATCATCACGTTTATCTAAGATGGTAACGAAACAAAAACAATCGAGTATTGGAGTCACAAACGCCAAAAGCGAAAGGTCTCTGAGAATTGTGGGAGACACGACAACACAATTACCAGTGACTTCTTCCTCAAGACTCATAGAACGTGAAGTCTTAGAATCGGGAAATACAGGCGTTCAATATACCACATCTTCCTCAACAGTCACAAGTTTAATCGAGACACCCGAAACAGTTGCAACAACTTCAACAATCGTAACGGATATCCCAAACAATGGTCTGGAATCAAGTCTCGAAGCAATGTCAAGTATCCCAGTATTTGAGAAGGGAACTGAAACCTCAACGTCTTTTAGCTTGTCATCAAACATTTCATTCGAATCCACCAAATCAAGTGCTAGCTCATCTTCTCATGTAGCACCTAAATCTACCCTTGTTTCCTCCGATATTCAATCTTCAAGTTATTCAAATGTCGATGACATTATCTCGAATATTCCAGTCCAACAAGGCTCAGCTAGCGTTATTAGTGAATTTTCAACAGGAGATTATGTAAATGTGACTTCCAATACTCTAACCATTTCAATTGAAGGACAATCAGCTACGCCGTCAATGAGGAATGACCTAAGCGATTCATCGGTACACATTTCACCATCATCTATGCTAAATATACCAACAACTATTTTTTCGTCGGCTTCTTCATCTCTTGCTGCTGAGTCTGCTCCCCCTGACTTGACTTCAAATTCTGAATTATCCACCATCGAAGCAACTTCAGGACTTGAAGTTATATCTGAAAAGGCAGAGCCGTCGCCTATTACAACTGTGTTCGTCCACCATCCTTCTTCTACAAATGCTCAGCAAGAGAGCTTAGAAGTCACATCGAACAAGGAACTATCATCAGATACCTTATCGATTTCAACTACTGAAGAATTTTCGTCTGTAAcagaaatttcttcaatccAAGAGGATGTCAACACAGAGCCATCAACTAACACTGTTTCATCCTTAGAGTTAAACGCGGAATCTTCAGCTTTTCAAACAACTAAGTTAGCGCCAGAGGCAGAAATATCTGGCTCTGATCAGGTTTCTATACCAACTACTCTAGATATTGGCGACCACTCAACCTCAGAAGATGATCAACAAACTGCACTAGAATCACCAGAGACAACTACTTCAACTTCGACATCGAAtacatttgaagatataaCATCCACatcaaatgatattaaCTCAACAGAGGTAATCTCCCAACCGACTGGTCCAGAAATCACAACTTCCTTTGAGCAAGAAAAGCCAACTCCGATGGCGGAACCAGTAGTTGAAACTGCGAATAATGCCGCTGAAACTAAAATTACCTCTGAAACTGTTCAAAATCAACATGACGAATTGTGA
- the NCAS0D04560 gene encoding uncharacterized protein, translating to MNHDILDSPPPSNGSSELFIPQISFRNTTTCDTSVIDNSNSMPTPKRRKVLENFILLKDYPSQFEDSDWTHIESKGKNSIWSHFLEGKKDRSTLKCTHCNHVFRYNRRKAPYNIQPAENHLRYDCTDPDYFHGNLKDERIIKEICEKKQNKYRNLKQYIKTQSFFDLAVELILESRLSINWVESSVAKNLWATMALIPIDNTSKPEQVLKPNKSNITNFICTKSKDINYFWKSEIASSAYILNEKTFTKRNKFLVSLTKRLYALDNVTFMSLVFDHWSNHKMSNYLGVLLVTYDEEEGKQIPFLVKMDRSDSHKKIDISQQLGEIFSKFDGLRTVTVGMSTDNVANMLKVPREFTRNGLLSSHFLGDVPCLLHSPDIMNSTLLDMVEEDGLGPVDSKHESELLELAAIKYQLNSDGSRNNILKQDIFTNYLLSNSSQLSSEPAETGGLLSFITDDIILKKNNQLAHAIKSNHVNQLLYRELCIEFAKMHEDEPLALKTYSKSKWLSAVDVLLRLRELKLVLMELNEEPSLGVFFEEEDFVLIDDLTDILSPFHSLCEMLSNGTCTIKNTLPMLISYKDKIDKMFAEKSRSCSPAYRHLPVFIRFKRKIDKYYKKYVSMDNCLLSSYLNIAFVDSSVFIEQFPRENTEIKKSDHVISVVSRKLTDILIPFLNISYYPTYDSDTEDIVGNSSHAERVYDAEGYLSEGQKQENLEFEGEFDEFSIKDDLHKRIRLELERYRLRALSLVKEYSNEVLSKSNKSWSKFNRQVQVIVGADRIFWSRHKREFPLLSLANRLFHCIPSTSILTERLFCLASQIYDKRKNQLSDQTFEDLCIIRSFLLRIKSGSINITDCTLKDALRLTKELNME from the coding sequence atgaatcaTGATATACTTGATAGTCCACCACCAAGCAATGGGAGTTCTGAGCTGTTTATTCCGCAGATAAGCTTTAGAAATACAACGACTTGCGATACATCTGTCATCGATAACAGCAATTCCATGCCAACGCCAAAGAGACGAAAAGTTCtagaaaatttcattttacTCAAAGATTATCCATCTCAGTTTGAAGATTCAGACTGGACACATATTGAAAGTAAAGGAAAAAATAGCATATGGTCACATTTTCTggaaggaaagaaagatcGGTCAACTTTAAAATGTACCCATTGTAATCATGTCTTTCGTTACAATCGAAGGAAAGCCCCATATAATATTCAACCTGCTGAAAATCATTTAAGATATGACTGTACTGACCCTGATTACTTCCATGGAAATTTAAAGGATGAAAGGATAATAAAAGAGATATGTGAGAAGAAACAGAACAAATACCgaaatttaaaacaatatatCAAGACGCAATCATTCTTTGATCTAGCTGTGGAGCTAATTTTAGAATCCCGTCTTTCCATCAACTGGGTAGAGTCTTCCGTAGCCAAAAACCTGTGGGCAACAATGGCCTTAATTCCAATTGATAATACTAGCAAACCCGAACAGGTTCTAAAGCCGAACAAATCCAACATTACCAACTTTATTTGCACAAAAtccaaagatattaattatttctgGAAGAGTGAGATAGCATCTTCGGCCTATATATTGAACGAAAAGACCTTTACCAAGAGAaacaaatttcttgtatCGCTTACAAAGAGGTTATATGCACTCGATAATGTAACGTTCATGTCTCTTGTTTTTGATCACTGGTCCAATCACAAAATGTCTAACTATTTGGGAGTTTTACTGGTTAcatatgatgaagaggaaggaaAACAAATTCCTTTTCTAGTGAAGATGGACAGGTCTGATTCTCACAAAAAAATCGATATAAGTCAGCAACTTGGCGAAATTTTTAGTAAGTTTGATGGCTTGAGAACAGTAACTGTAGGGATGTCAACTGATAATGTTGCCAATATGCTAAAGGTACCAAGAGAATTTACAAGAAATGGTCTATTGTCGTCTCATTTTCTTGGCGACGTACCTTGTTTACTACATAGTCCTGACATTATGAATAGTACCTTGCTTGATATGGTCGAAGAGGACGGTTTAGGACCGGTAGATTCTAAACATGAATCAGAACTATTAGAATTAGCTGCAATCAAATATCAATTGAATTCTGATGGTTCAAGGAATAACATTTTAAAACAAGATATTTTTACTAATTATCTTTTATCAAATAGCAGTCAACTTTCTTCAGAACCTGCTGAGACTGGTGGCCTTCTTAGCTTTATAactgatgatattattttgaagaaaaataatcagCTTGCTCATGCTATTAAATCAAACCATGTTAATCAACTATTATACCGAGAGCTATGCATTGAGTTTGCAAAAATGCATGAAGATGAACCTTTGGCTCTTAaaacatattcaaaatcaaaatggCTATCAGCGGTAGATGTTTTGCTCAGATTACGAGAGTTAAAACTTGTCTTGATGGAGTTAAACGAGGAACCATCCTTGGGAGTGTTTTTcgaggaagaagatttcGTTTTAATTGACGATTTAACGGATATATTATCTCCTTTCCATTCACTTTGCGAAATGCTTTCTAATGGTACATGTACCATAAAAAACACTCTTCCCATGCTTATTTCCTATAAGGATAAAATAGATAAAATGTTCGCTGAAAAATCGAGAAGTTGCAGCCCAGCGTACAGGCATTTGCCAGTTTTTATTCGCTTTAAAAggaaaattgataaatacTATAAAAAGTATGTCAGTATGGATAAttgtttattatcatcttaTCTAAACATTGCATTTGTTGATAGCTCTGTTTTTATAGAGCAGTTCCCTCGTGAGAATACGGAAATCAAAAAGAGTGACCATGTAATATCCGTTGTATCACGAAAACTGACTGATATTTTGATAccttttttgaatatatcttATTATCCCACATATGATAGTGACACAGAAGACATAGTCGGTAATTCGAGCCATGCAGAAAGAGTGTATGATGCAGAAGGTTATTTATCAGAAGGacaaaaacaagaaaacCTGGAATTTGAGGGggaatttgatgaattcagTATTAAAGATGACTTGCacaaaagaattagatTAGAACTTGAACGATACCGTCTACGTGCCTTATCCTTGGTTAAGGAGTATTCGAACGAGGttttatccaaatctaaTAAAAGTTGGTCGAAATTCAACCGCCAAGTCCAGGTGATTGTGGGAGCCGATAGAATATTCTGGTCAAGGCACAAAAGAGAGTTTCCACTTTTATCATTAGCTAATAGATTATTCCATTGTATTCCATCCACATCGATTCTTACTGAGAGATTGTTTTGCTTGGCCTCACAAATATAtgataaaagaaaaaatcaaCTCTCTGATCAAACGTTTGAGGATCTTTGTATCATACGGTCATTCTTACTAAGAATTAAATCGGGGTCAATCAATATCACAGATTGTACTTTGAAGGATGCTTTAAGATTAACAAAGGAACTCAACATGGAATAA
- the ATG15 gene encoding triglyceride lipase ATG15 (ancestral locus Anc_6.335), whose product MTLRQHHITHETRKKRNTHYRILRSCLLFGIFLVILLLALLLATHPSITSQLRFPSREKQSAASNSLGKFKLIQVHRHGVGEDYQWHKSIDVDDEFIFQANKLYQEEVSALGTSSADELWTSHENYSTDSPFSYAFDLKGTTINLKRMVDRDPEMVESYLDFAMRSPRLAAKVELEWQDEDVFAPDVTDKETVISLALMSSNAYVAIPHTGNWRNVSAPWNGSESQNFGWDGDGLRGHVFANEKDNIVVISIKGTSAQGIPGSGVDETTVNDKINDNLLFSCCCARVSYLWTTVCDCYTKSYTCDETCLEKELRRKDRYFSAVTDIYRDVLEQYPTANIWMTGHSLGGALASLIGRTFGLPAVSYEAPGEYLAAKRLHLPFPPGLPAYMEGVWHFGHTADPIFMGTCNGASSSCSLVGYAMETSCHTGRVCVYDVVNDKGWRVNMLNHRIHTVIDKILTDYDEVASCIPPEPCVDCYNWKFTPDTNPDPSSSSKATTSTTLTRTSPATTTTTETDTRTSCVGRNWLGICTEYR is encoded by the coding sequence ATGACACTAAGGCAGCATCACATAACTCATGAAACCAGAAAGAAACGAAACACTCATTATAGAATACTAAGATCATGTCTCCTGTTCGGGATATTTCTTGTCATATTACTGCTGGCCCTTTTGCTAGCGACACATCCGTCCATTACCTCACAGCTACGATTTCCATCTCGAGAGAAACAAAGTGCAGCTTCGAACTCACTGGGTAAGTTCAAGTTGATACAAGTACATCGACACGGTGTCGGTGAAGATTATCAATGGCATAAGAGTATAGATgtagatgatgaattcatcTTCCAGGCTAATAAGTTATATCAAGAGGAAGTTAGTGCTCTTGGAACCTCAAGTGCGGATGAGTTATGGACGTCCCACGAAAATTACTCGACCGACTCTCCATTTTCTTATGCATTTGATTTAAAGGGGACCACTATTAATTTGAAGAGGATGGTGGATAGAGACCCTGAAATGGTTGAATCATACTTAGATTTTGCTATGCGGTCGCCTAGGTTGGCTGCCAAAGTAGAACTGGAATGGCAGGACGAAGACGTGTTCGCTCCAGATGTAACGGATAAGGAAACTGTCATCTCATTAGCGTTAATGTCTTCAAATGCATATGTGGCAATTCCACATACTGGTAACTGGAGGAATGTATCTGCACCATGGAATGGATCAGAATCTCAAAATTTTGGGTGGGATGGCGATGGATTGAGAGGTCATGTTTTTGCCAATGAGAAGGATAATATTGTAGTCATCTCAATTAAGGGAACAAGCGCTCAGGGAATTCCGGGTTCTGGAGTTGATGAAACTACTGTCAATGATAAAATTAACGATAATTTACTGTTTTCCTGTTGTTGTGCCAGAGTCAGTTACTTATGGACCACAGTATGCGATTGCTATACCAAATCATACACATGTGATGAGACATGTCTCGAGAAGGAACTTAGGCGGAAGGACAGGTATTTTTCGGCCGTTACGGACATTTACAGAGACGTATTAGAGCAATATCCAACTGCGAACATATGGATGACTGGGCATTCTCTAGGTGGTGCCTTAGCAAGTTTAATAGGCCGTACATTTGGTTTACCCGCTGTATCATATGAAGCCCCCGGAGAGTATTTGGCTGCCAAGAGATTACATTTACCGTTCCCACCGGGATTACCCGCTTACATGGAGGGTGTTTGGCATTTTGGTCACACAGCAGATCCTATATTTATGGGTACATGTAATGGTGCAAGCTCCAGTTGTTCCCTTGTTGGTTATGCCATGGAGACTTCATGTCACACTGGGAGAGTATGTGTTTACGACGTGGTGAATGATAAAGGTTGGCGTGTAAATATGTTGAATCATCGAATCCATACTGTTATTGACAAGATCTTGACAGATTATGATGAGGTTGCATCATGTATACCCCCTGAGCCCTGCGTCGACTGCTATAATTGGAAATTTACGCCAGATACGAACCCAGatccatcatcatcaagCAAAGCTACAACGAGTACCACTCTAACTCGAACATCACCTGCAACTACTACTACAACGGAAACTGATACAAGAACAAGCTGTGTCGGGAGGAATTGGTTAGGTATATGCACGGAATACAGATAG
- the CPR4 gene encoding peptidylprolyl isomerase family protein CPR4 (ancestral locus Anc_6.336): protein MWLHSLLIFLFSTILFTEAAPPVKKDVSKTIDLNKLYEPNPPVTERVYFTLRYRDPTTETWKEHDIVIDLYGTIVDKTANNFRSLTRGVKVQPPGEDKKIIPMVYKNTPISKLIPGTLLRAGEVLPQVGPFSIFGPAWADENFQLRHDRPGRVSMANAGKPDSNNSEFFIMLDVEPHPEMDNKNVVFGQVTTGLKGLLDDLQFAAIDENYKPLQDITIVRSAVEDLKVDKTKANAKYLENVAAFRNGDLTKGITLAPLLKDAELREDSDSRIASIEGNGAAIFFKKLLIVAAAFGCLGGVYKYRDVFIPKSNKVVSLRHD from the coding sequence ATGTGGTTACATTCACTGTTAATATTTCTATTTTCCACTATCCTATTCACTGAAGCTGCGCCCCCAGTGAAGAAGGACGTCTCCAAGACCATTGACTTGAACAAGTTATATGAACCAAATCCACCTGTGACAGAACGTGTCTACTTCACTTTACGTTATAGGGACCCTACCACTGAAACATGGAAGGAGCACGATATTGTCATCGATTTGTACGGTACTATTGTTGATAAGACCGCCAACAATTTCAGATCTCTAACTAGAGGTGTGAAAGTTCAACCACCTGGTGAAGATAAGAAGATTATTCCAATGGTTTATAAGAATACTCCCATTTCTAAGTTGATTCCAGGTACTCTTCTCCGTGCTGGTGAAGTGCTACCACAAGTGGGTCCATTTTCCATCTTTGGTCCAGCATGGGCAGAtgaaaatttccaattaaGACATGATAGACCTGGTAGAGTTTCGATGGCTAACGCAGGTAAACCCGACTCTAATAATtctgaatttttcatcatgCTTGATGTGGAACCTCACCCTGAGATGGATAATAAGAATGTTGTTTTTGGTCAAGTCACTACCGGTCTAAAAGGTttattggatgatttaCAATTTGCCGCCATTGACGAAAACTACAAGCCTTTACAAGATATTACAATTGTTAGATCTGCTGTGGAAGACTTGAAAGTTGATAAGACTAAGGCCAATgctaaatatttggaaaacgTGGCTGCCTTTAGAAATGGGGATTTAACCAAGGGTATCACATTGGctccattattgaaagatgcGGAACTAAGAGAAGATTCGGATAGTAGAATTGCCAGTATTGAGGGCAATGGTGCTGctattttctttaagaaattgttgattGTTGCTGCCGCCTTTGGTTGTCTAGGTGGTGTTTACAAATACAGGGACGTTTTTATTCCAAAGTCCAATAAAGTTGTATCATTAAGACATGattaa
- the IMG2 gene encoding mitochondrial 54S ribosomal protein mL49 (ancestral locus Anc_6.339), whose product MLQLRIQRPLLKKSACSLMGMRTHRYHSTVIEQSSTVLPEATEASGKNSEIIFPRLTDIKASDLIGGSSFGSGNYFITRSSTGNLPVYSDYKAGGNKHVTEIRRIQGDIIQLRNDLQKKLPKIPLDNWKVLPQSKKIIIKGNVVMEIKQILSSSF is encoded by the coding sequence ATGTTACAGCTAAGGATTCAACGTCCactattgaagaaaagtGCGTGTAGTCTTATGGGAATGCGTACACATAGGTATCATTCAACGGTTATTGAACAATCTTCGACGGTGCTCCCTGAGGCTACTGAAGCAAGTGGGAAGAATAGCGAGATAATCTTCCCCAGATTGACAGATATCAAGGCTTCTGATCTTATTGGTGGTAGCTCCTTTGGTTCGGGGAACTATTTTATTACTAGAAGTTCGACCGGGAATCTGCCGGTATATTCCGATTACAAGGCAGGTGGAAATAAACATGTCACTGAGATAAGGAGAATTCAAGGTgacattattcaattgagaaACGATTTACAAAAAAAGCTACCCAAAATACCCTTGGACAACTGGAAGGTGTTACCtcaatcaaaaaaaatcattataAAGGGGAATGTAGTAATGGAGATTAAACAAATTctgtcatcatcattttaa